CGGCCTTCAGCCCCTCGCGCGGATCGGGAGACGGCGTGCTCTTGATCTTCTGCTGCGCGGCCGCGGGCACGGCGGCGACGGCGAACACGAGACCGAGCAACGGCAACGCTCGGCGAACGGACCAACGGGAAGTGAACATCACAAACTCCTCGGCGGGGGCTGGGAAAGCGGAGGGACTAGGGACGAGCGACCGGCGGTGGCAGGGCGTCGAGCATCCCCTGCAGGAATTCGATCTCGGTGGTCTGGTCGGCGAAGACGTCGGAGGCGAAGCGGAAGACGAACTCGTCTTGCCCCGCGCCGTACGACGCGAAGAGTTCGTCCACCATCGAGACGGCGCCGCCGTGGTGCTTGATCATTGACGAGAGGAAGAAGCGGTCGAACTCGACGCCACGCAGGCCATCGAGCTTGGCCATCTCCTCATCGGTCAGCATCCCAGGCATCAACATCGCGTGGTCCATGCCGTCCATCTTCATCATCATGTGCGTCGCGTTGGTGTCCGGCACCGGCTGGCCCTGCTGGCGGAGCCAGGTCCGCATCGCGGCGATCTCGTCGCGCTGCGCCACCACGATCCGTTCGGCGAAGCGCTGCAGCGCGGCACTCGCTCCATGCGTTGGTGCCCAGCGCCCCATCTTCACCGCCTGGGCATGATGCGGAATCATCCCGGTGATGAACTTCACGTCGGCGGCCGACGGACCGGTGCGCGTCGGGGCTTGGGCGGTCAGCCCGGGGGCCACCAGCACGGCAACAAGCAGGGCGAACGGCAGAGGGGCCTTCATGGCAGGGCTCCAGCGGATGTGTCGGGAAGAACAGGGAGAATAGCCCCAGGGGCGGGTGGGCGCGAGGCCGCCCCAGCTTGATAGGTCCTTCGACGGCGCAACCATTCGACAAGCTCAGGGCGGGCTCCTTCGGGTTGCTCCGCTCAGGATGACAACGACATGGCTACCGCCGCCGCACCACCACGTCGATCGGTGCCCGCACGATGAAGCGGTAGCTCAGCTCCCACGGCGTATTGAAGAAGGCGATGCTCTCCTCGTCGTCGATCCGGTGCCACCGCGCCTCGGCGTCGAAGGTCACGCCGCCGCCGATCGGCGTGCGCCGCAAGAGGCCGAGCTCGGTGTACTTCCGCTTGCTGCGGTAGAATGCCGAATCGTGACCGGTCGAGTTGTAGTTGTTGTCGCCCGCGGCGGCGACGAAGTCGCGCCCGCGCCAATGGATCGCGAAGACCTCGACCCAGCCGCGCGGCGTGACGGACGCCCGCAGGTAGGTGCCGTGCCCCTTCGCCGGTCGATTGGCCGGGTAATTCGGATCGATGTTGCCATCACTCCAGAAGCGCCACGCCGCCAGCGACGACGCGCCGAGCGTCGGCAGCGTGCGCCGCGCCGTGGCACCGAGCGCGGTGACGCGGTTGTTGCTCACCGGCACGCCAGCGTCGTAGAGCTGCCCGCCGCGGTGTGACCAGAGATGCTGCGCCTCGATGGTGGCCCACTCGGTCGGCTCGACGCGCAAGGTGGCGCCCATCTCGAACGCCTCGCGCTGTGTCGGCGTGTTGAGTTGCTGCCAGTTGACCCACGCCTCGCCGCGGAAGATCCCGCGGGTCTCGATCCACTGGATCCCCGACTCGACCGGCGTCGTCAACTCGCGCGTCGTCACCATCAGCGGCTCGAGGAGGCCATGGCGCCGGACCGTCTCCAGCGTGCCGATGATCCCCTGCGAGTGCTCGGTCCGATAGCGGAACGAGACCACCGGGAGGAGGGTGTCGGTGAACTGCTCGCTGCCGAGTCGGCGGTCGGCGTAGAAGCCGAGGCGCAATTCGGTCCGCCGCCCGGGCTTGGCCTCGAGCCAGGTCTGGAGCTGGGTGCCGAGGATCGTTTCGCCCACCCGGTAGGGGGTGAAGAACTCGGTGTTGTCGCCGTAGAGCGCCACCCGGGCCCGCCAGTCGAGGCGTTGAGCGCTGGCCAGCGCAGGGACCAGCAGGAGCAGCCAAAGGGCCAGGAATCGGGTCGGGACGCGAATGGGAGCCTCGCACGCCAGGGAAGCCATTCCCGGCAGGCGGATGCCGCCACCGGGAGCCAGCACTATTTTAGTCGCCATGACTACTTCGCGAACCGTCCGGGTCGGGCTGGTCCAGCAGCGGGTGGGGGCCACCCCTGCCGGCAACCTCGACCGCGCCATTGAGGGAATCCGGGCCGCGGCCTCCCAGGGCGCCCAGATCATCTGCCTGCAGGAGCTCTTCGGCTGGTACTACTTCTGCCAGCGCGAAGACCACGACTTCTTCCAGCTCGCCGAGGCGATTCCGGGCCCCTCGACCGACCGCCTCTCGGCTGTCGCGAAGGAGCTCGGCGTGGTGATCGTCGCCTCCCTCTTCGAACGGCGCGCGCAGGGACTCTACCACAACACCGCCGCCGTGATCGACGCCGATGGCACGTACCTCGGCAAGTACCGGAAGATGCACATTCCGGACGATCCGCAGTTCTACGAGAAGTTCTACTTCACGCCCGGCGACCTCGGCTTCCGCAGCTGGGACACCAAGTTCGGCAAGATCGGCGTGCTGATCTGCTGGGACCAGTGGTATCCGGAAGCGGCCCGTCTCACGGCGATGAGCGGCGCGGAAATCCTCTTCTATCCGACGGCGATCGGCTGGCTGCCGCCAGAGAAGGCGGAGTACGGCGAGCGGCAGCAGGCGGCGTGGGAGACGATCCAGCGCAGCCACGCAGTCGCCAACGGCTGCTTCGTCTGCTCGGTGAACCGCACCGGCCA
Above is a window of Gemmatimonadota bacterium DNA encoding:
- a CDS encoding DUF305 domain-containing protein, coding for MKAPLPFALLVAVLVAPGLTAQAPTRTGPSAADVKFITGMIPHHAQAVKMGRWAPTHGASAALQRFAERIVVAQRDEIAAMRTWLRQQGQPVPDTNATHMMMKMDGMDHAMLMPGMLTDEEMAKLDGLRGVEFDRFFLSSMIKHHGGAVSMVDELFASYGAGQDEFVFRFASDVFADQTTEIEFLQGMLDALPPPVARP
- a CDS encoding carbon-nitrogen hydrolase, with product MTTSRTVRVGLVQQRVGATPAGNLDRAIEGIRAAASQGAQIICLQELFGWYYFCQREDHDFFQLAEAIPGPSTDRLSAVAKELGVVIVASLFERRAQGLYHNTAAVIDADGTYLGKYRKMHIPDDPQFYEKFYFTPGDLGFRSWDTKFGKIGVLICWDQWYPEAARLTAMSGAEILFYPTAIGWLPPEKAEYGERQQAAWETIQRSHAVANGCFVCSVNRTGHEVLPGSAADAPGIEFWGGSFIADPNGRILTKAGQDEEILVADCDLGNVDVVRTHWPFLRDRRIDAYGDLTRRYID